From Sphingobium sp. EP60837, a single genomic window includes:
- a CDS encoding dioxygenase family protein — translation MTTDEEALTADVLEAMSHSGEPRLQEVMTSLVSHLHAFVREIRPSVEEWRVGIDFVTALGHLTTAHHNEVILASDTWGVSTLVDMINRPGDGATESALLGPFWKAEAPFLPLGESIAHAGTAGTSVVVSGRVRDRSGAAIAGAVIDVWQTDDSGYYENQYPEGSGNLRGRFKTDENGEYNFRTIKPVSYPIPTHGPVGALTLRQKRSIFRPAHLHAMISAPGYRTLVTQIFSPGDPYLERDVTFSVVQGLIGLYETAPANADYDEIIQFDFILAEGTSVLPEAPIGGGKLENDCQEN, via the coding sequence ATGACGACTGACGAAGAAGCGCTGACCGCCGATGTGTTAGAAGCAATGAGCCATAGCGGCGAGCCGCGACTGCAGGAAGTCATGACTTCTCTGGTGTCTCATCTGCACGCTTTCGTCCGGGAAATCCGGCCGAGCGTGGAGGAATGGAGGGTCGGGATCGACTTTGTGACGGCCCTGGGCCATCTGACTACAGCTCATCATAATGAGGTTATCCTCGCCTCCGATACGTGGGGCGTGTCGACCCTTGTAGACATGATCAACAGGCCTGGGGATGGCGCAACCGAGTCTGCGCTACTCGGGCCATTCTGGAAGGCTGAGGCGCCGTTCCTGCCACTCGGTGAATCGATCGCGCATGCCGGAACCGCGGGCACATCCGTCGTAGTGTCCGGGCGCGTGCGAGATCGCAGCGGCGCGGCGATAGCAGGCGCCGTGATCGACGTCTGGCAAACGGACGACAGCGGCTATTATGAGAACCAATACCCGGAGGGATCCGGCAATTTGCGCGGTCGCTTCAAAACTGACGAAAATGGAGAATACAATTTTAGGACGATAAAACCGGTCAGTTACCCAATCCCGACACACGGACCGGTAGGCGCACTGACTTTGCGACAGAAGCGCAGCATTTTTCGACCCGCGCATTTGCATGCAATGATTTCTGCGCCCGGATACCGGACGCTTGTCACCCAGATTTTCTCGCCTGGCGATCCCTACCTCGAAAGGGACGTCACGTTTAGCGTGGTGCAGGGACTTATCGGTTTATATGAAACTGCGCCTGCGAACGCCGATTACGACGAGATTATCCAATTTGATTTCATCCTGGCGGAAGGGACTTCGGTCTTGCCTGAGGCACCGATTGGCGGAGGAAAACTAGAGAATGACTGCCAAGAAAATTGA
- a CDS encoding maleylacetate reductase, translating to MISPFVYSPAFSRVRFGSGSHLDVSTEVERLGRKVLVITTVGQAELGVRLASTLGSIPTHLLPTAVMHTPVEVTVEAVKVAHKAEVDVILAIGGGSAIGLGKGVAKETGLPIIAMPTTFSGSEATPVWGESAHGNKTTGRDARVLPRTIIYDPLLVLPLPAAIAAASGMNAIAHAVEGLYSADANPVTSLKAVEGIRALAGALPYIIDDDADAGPRGDALYGAWLCGTVLAEVSMGLHHKLCHTLGGVLGLPHAQTHAILLPHSLAYNAAAAPEANQRVARALNAPDGVQGLFELLQRLPIAKSLREIGMRQEEISKIARQAVEKPYPNPEPLREDGIAALLENAWAGRTPRAVGV from the coding sequence ATGATATCGCCGTTCGTCTATAGCCCGGCCTTTAGTCGAGTCCGGTTCGGCTCAGGTAGCCATCTAGATGTTTCCACCGAAGTCGAACGGCTGGGCCGCAAGGTTCTAGTGATCACGACAGTGGGGCAGGCGGAGCTTGGCGTTCGGCTAGCGTCTACCTTGGGGTCGATACCCACACATCTTCTGCCCACAGCAGTCATGCACACGCCGGTTGAGGTGACGGTCGAAGCAGTGAAGGTGGCCCATAAGGCCGAGGTTGATGTTATTCTCGCGATCGGCGGCGGTTCGGCAATCGGCCTCGGCAAAGGGGTCGCCAAGGAAACCGGACTGCCGATCATCGCAATGCCGACCACATTTTCCGGATCGGAGGCGACGCCGGTCTGGGGTGAGAGTGCGCACGGCAACAAGACGACAGGTAGAGATGCTCGCGTTCTCCCTCGAACGATTATCTACGATCCCTTGCTGGTGCTCCCGCTGCCCGCAGCCATTGCCGCTGCAAGCGGCATGAATGCGATCGCTCATGCAGTAGAAGGCCTCTACAGCGCGGATGCCAATCCCGTCACGTCGCTGAAGGCCGTGGAAGGAATTCGCGCATTGGCAGGCGCTCTACCCTACATCATCGACGATGATGCCGATGCTGGGCCCAGAGGAGACGCGTTGTACGGCGCTTGGCTCTGCGGGACAGTATTGGCGGAGGTCAGTATGGGGCTTCATCACAAACTTTGCCATACGCTCGGCGGAGTCCTGGGCCTCCCGCACGCCCAGACGCACGCGATCCTTCTCCCGCATTCGCTGGCATATAATGCCGCTGCGGCCCCTGAGGCCAATCAGAGGGTCGCTCGGGCGTTGAACGCGCCTGATGGCGTTCAAGGGCTGTTCGAGCTGCTTCAGCGACTTCCCATAGCGAAATCGCTCCGCGAAATCGGGATGCGTCAAGAAGAAATCAGCAAGATTGCACGTCAGGCCGTTGAGAAGCCTTATCCAAATCCGGAGCCTCTTCGGGAGGATGGTATCGCGGCACTTCTGGAGAATGCCTGGGCCGGGCGAACCCCGCGAGCGGTGGGAGTATGA
- a CDS encoding GntR family transcriptional regulator, translating to MTSNSEQPLESAALTGTSPPLYQMVVGELRSEILQGLYPIGTALPSELALVSRFNVSRHTVREALRHLKDLGLVESHQGKGTLVLQPGGPQVYVHQVNSIADLHDYNVESRYDNQAKTIKLDGITAGRLGVEKGETWLKIGGTRYEPGKKDPICAVEIFVPGRFAGIGRLLGRRTGPIYGLVEDVYGESIGEVDQTLRAAPLRPDLAAILKVDEGETAVEIKRIYRLLDGSPAEITFNYYKAANFNFSMKLRRVRNGG from the coding sequence ATGACATCCAATTCAGAGCAGCCTTTAGAAAGCGCGGCACTCACGGGCACATCGCCACCTCTCTATCAAATGGTCGTCGGTGAGCTGAGATCGGAGATTCTCCAGGGTCTCTATCCCATCGGAACTGCGTTGCCCTCCGAACTTGCGCTCGTCAGCCGCTTCAACGTAAGCCGACATACGGTGAGGGAAGCGTTGCGGCATTTGAAGGATCTTGGGCTCGTGGAATCTCACCAGGGTAAGGGAACATTAGTTCTTCAGCCCGGTGGACCGCAGGTCTATGTCCACCAGGTCAATTCGATAGCTGACCTTCACGACTATAACGTCGAGTCGCGCTATGATAACCAGGCAAAGACGATCAAGCTCGACGGCATAACAGCTGGCCGGCTTGGTGTCGAAAAGGGCGAAACTTGGCTAAAGATCGGCGGGACCCGCTACGAGCCGGGCAAAAAAGACCCGATTTGTGCGGTGGAAATTTTTGTGCCCGGAAGATTTGCCGGGATCGGGCGCTTGCTCGGTCGTCGAACCGGCCCAATTTATGGTTTGGTCGAAGATGTTTATGGGGAAAGCATCGGCGAAGTCGATCAGACCCTGCGAGCAGCGCCGCTCCGGCCGGATCTCGCTGCCATTCTCAAAGTTGACGAGGGCGAAACAGCCGTGGAAATCAAGCGCATCTATCGCTTGCTGGACGGAAGTCCCGCCGAGATCACATTCAACTACTACAAGGCCGCCAATTTCAATTTCTCCATGAAACTGCGCCGGGTCCGAAACGGCGGCTAG
- a CDS encoding MBL fold metallo-hydrolase: MALENVKHWEIGDVRITRIVEVAAYAADIGMLLKDAGPEIFEPYLDWLKPNFVTEDGLMLMQWQAFAVQTPSRTLMIDTCIGNDRKLHFDIFNDMQTSFLEDLQASGIDPLKVDTVCCTHLHYDHVGWNTKLVDGAWMPTFPNARYLFDTTEYQEIRHLEEIGDWHGSHLPDAIDPIMAAGLHEFISAPGYQVCDEIRMEHTPGHTAGHCAIHIESRGERAVITGDLLHHPIQFAIPARHGSFDHDPVKGAQTRQKFVSENADGTIMVIGSHFSDPSAGWIIPDGDAWRFVTERPNAD; this comes from the coding sequence ATGGCGCTAGAGAACGTCAAGCACTGGGAAATCGGAGATGTTCGGATCACCCGGATTGTCGAGGTCGCCGCTTATGCCGCCGATATCGGCATGCTGCTCAAGGATGCGGGACCCGAGATATTCGAACCATATCTGGACTGGCTGAAACCGAACTTCGTCACGGAAGACGGATTGATGCTCATGCAATGGCAGGCGTTCGCGGTTCAGACGCCAAGCCGCACGCTGATGATCGACACATGCATCGGCAATGATCGCAAGCTGCACTTCGACATCTTCAACGACATGCAGACATCCTTCCTGGAGGATCTTCAGGCCAGTGGGATCGACCCACTCAAAGTGGACACGGTCTGCTGCACCCACCTTCATTACGACCATGTAGGCTGGAACACAAAGCTCGTCGATGGCGCGTGGATGCCGACATTTCCCAATGCGAGATATCTCTTCGATACCACCGAATATCAGGAAATCCGGCATCTTGAGGAGATTGGCGACTGGCATGGCAGCCATCTGCCGGATGCGATCGATCCGATCATGGCCGCGGGGCTTCATGAATTCATATCCGCTCCCGGATATCAGGTCTGCGACGAGATTCGCATGGAACATACACCAGGCCACACCGCCGGGCATTGCGCGATTCATATAGAGTCCAGGGGCGAGCGCGCCGTCATCACCGGCGACCTGCTGCATCATCCGATCCAGTTTGCGATTCCCGCGCGCCATGGTTCCTTCGATCACGATCCCGTCAAGGGCGCGCAGACCCGGCAAAAGTTCGTATCGGAAAATGCTGACGGCACCATCATGGTCATCGGTTCGCATTTCAGCGATCCGAGCGCCGGGTGGATTATCCCTGACGGCGACGCATGGCGCTTTGTGACGGAGCGGCCGAACGCCGACTGA
- a CDS encoding nuclear transport factor 2 family protein — MIEASNANEQLVLDFFATLSSGDLEALAFQLHEDLSWTTMITGVPGAGRHDGRENVLHNFLAPVRGMFKDGDPKVHVDGLVSSGDRVMAETHAVGSRADGHPYNNLYAWAFEIRDGRILHVREYMDSLYVARFFKMDLSEPAA, encoded by the coding sequence ATGATTGAAGCTAGCAATGCGAACGAGCAGCTCGTTCTCGATTTTTTCGCCACTCTGAGTTCCGGCGATCTTGAAGCACTTGCTTTCCAACTGCATGAAGACTTGAGCTGGACGACGATGATCACCGGCGTTCCTGGCGCCGGCCGCCATGACGGACGTGAGAATGTCCTCCATAATTTCCTCGCGCCGGTCCGCGGAATGTTCAAGGACGGCGATCCCAAGGTCCACGTGGACGGCCTGGTGTCGAGCGGCGACAGGGTGATGGCAGAGACCCATGCCGTTGGCAGCCGGGCCGATGGTCATCCCTATAACAACCTCTATGCCTGGGCCTTCGAGATTCGTGACGGCCGCATCCTGCATGTCCGCGAATATATGGACAGCCTGTATGTCGCGCGCTTCTTCAAAATGGACCTCTCGGAACCCGCGGCATGA
- a CDS encoding SDR family NAD(P)-dependent oxidoreductase, translated as MTDFKGKAYFISGAANGLGRAIALGLAQRGATVGIADLDGDGLASLTEQIREAGADCVSLKADMGDRESVFRAVRALAEKAGGVDGVINNASYLVYEPIEDVTEETLDKMISAGIKSTIWGCQAMVECRRQGAPGAIVNFSSPVVFKGYPRTAIYSLVKSAVASLTRTLSAELGPQNIRVNSIAPGSVPTPGALKYVGAQEYERRSATIPLRRLGHESDIVSAIAFLLGDEASFVNGATLAVDGGIIASA; from the coding sequence ATGACGGATTTCAAGGGGAAGGCCTATTTCATCAGCGGAGCGGCAAATGGGCTTGGCCGCGCAATCGCGCTGGGACTGGCCCAACGCGGCGCTACCGTCGGGATTGCGGACCTTGACGGCGATGGCCTTGCGTCGCTTACGGAGCAGATCAGGGAGGCTGGCGCCGACTGTGTAAGCCTGAAGGCCGATATGGGGGATCGCGAATCCGTGTTCCGGGCCGTGCGCGCCCTTGCGGAAAAGGCGGGGGGTGTGGACGGCGTTATCAATAATGCGTCCTATCTCGTCTATGAGCCGATCGAGGATGTTACGGAAGAAACCCTGGACAAGATGATCAGCGCAGGGATCAAGTCGACGATCTGGGGTTGCCAGGCCATGGTTGAATGCCGCCGCCAGGGCGCTCCGGGAGCCATCGTCAATTTCAGCTCGCCCGTCGTTTTCAAAGGCTATCCACGAACGGCCATCTACAGCCTCGTCAAGAGTGCGGTCGCAAGCCTTACCCGTACCCTGTCGGCCGAACTGGGGCCGCAGAATATTCGGGTCAATTCGATCGCGCCTGGATCTGTTCCGACGCCGGGCGCCCTCAAATATGTCGGTGCCCAGGAATATGAACGCCGGTCCGCCACCATCCCGTTGCGCCGCCTTGGTCACGAGTCCGATATCGTGAGCGCCATCGCTTTCCTGCTCGGAGACGAGGCGTCTTTTGTAAATGGCGCGACCCTGGCCGTCGATGGCGGCATCATCGCTTCGGCTTAA
- a CDS encoding GMC family oxidoreductase has product MSIQANEKHDYLILGGGTAGCVLANRLSEDPRNSVCLIEAGPPDSNPLIRVPAGVAFTILNPKLGWGLKTVPQKHCKNREIMIPRGRVLGGSSSINGMVYFRGHPGDFDDWAAAGAAGWSYAEVLPYFLRSENNESYAGSPYHNIGGPMNVTTLKSFNPLVLSFLEAAQSLQLRMQDDFNGPDPEGFGTRQAAIREGRRESGTTAFLNPARSRPNLRVITNALVKKILIENGRASGVIFETDGVDRTISAGREIILSGGAYGSPSMLLHSGIGPADELRALGIAVHHDLPGVGKGLRDHPSAALQMRTNDISSYGISWRKALPNAIDGLRYLLFRSGPLAGNMFEAHGFWRSGPGLSRPDMQIIMMPAHRNAEPKALPRGHGYGIISALVKPKSLGELTLASTDPRERPLIDLNFLGEEEDLIKIRTGLKLGRRLLANQAFDRYHGHEILPGKDVQSDDEWDDYIRRTCTMVHHPASSCRMGIDPLAVVDRDLKVRGVDGLRVVDASVFPTLIAGNTNAGVVMVAEKASDLILGRAAPAAIELPHAA; this is encoded by the coding sequence ATGAGCATCCAAGCGAATGAGAAGCACGACTATCTGATACTTGGCGGCGGCACCGCTGGCTGCGTTCTGGCAAACCGCCTCAGCGAGGACCCCCGCAATTCGGTCTGCCTCATCGAGGCGGGACCGCCAGACTCCAACCCGCTCATCCGCGTGCCTGCGGGCGTGGCTTTCACGATCCTCAATCCCAAGCTTGGATGGGGATTGAAGACCGTGCCGCAGAAGCATTGCAAGAACCGCGAGATCATGATCCCGCGCGGACGTGTGCTCGGCGGCTCGAGTTCGATCAACGGGATGGTATATTTTCGCGGGCATCCCGGCGACTTTGATGACTGGGCAGCGGCAGGCGCGGCGGGGTGGAGCTATGCTGAAGTCTTGCCCTATTTCCTGCGATCAGAAAATAACGAGAGCTACGCGGGAAGCCCTTATCACAATATTGGCGGCCCTATGAATGTGACGACTCTCAAGTCGTTCAACCCGCTGGTTTTGAGCTTCCTGGAGGCGGCACAGTCGTTGCAACTGCGGATGCAGGATGATTTCAACGGTCCCGATCCCGAGGGATTTGGCACCCGACAGGCCGCAATCCGCGAGGGAAGGCGAGAATCGGGAACCACCGCGTTTCTCAATCCAGCCCGTTCGCGTCCTAATCTGCGGGTCATTACCAACGCATTGGTGAAGAAGATCCTGATCGAGAATGGTCGCGCATCCGGCGTCATCTTTGAAACAGATGGCGTGGACCGAACCATATCGGCAGGCAGGGAGATCATCCTGAGCGGCGGCGCCTATGGTTCTCCTTCGATGCTTCTGCACAGCGGCATCGGTCCTGCCGATGAGCTGCGTGCGCTGGGCATCGCCGTACATCACGATCTGCCAGGCGTTGGCAAGGGACTGCGGGACCATCCGTCCGCCGCTTTGCAGATGCGGACGAACGACATCAGTTCTTACGGCATATCCTGGCGCAAGGCCCTTCCCAACGCGATTGATGGACTTCGCTACCTGCTTTTCAGAAGCGGTCCTCTGGCCGGGAATATGTTTGAGGCCCATGGTTTCTGGAGAAGCGGTCCGGGCCTTTCCCGGCCTGACATGCAGATCATCATGATGCCTGCGCACCGCAATGCGGAGCCCAAGGCCCTTCCGCGCGGGCACGGATATGGCATCATATCCGCGCTGGTGAAGCCCAAGAGCCTGGGCGAGCTCACCCTCGCATCGACCGATCCGCGCGAACGTCCGCTCATCGACCTCAACTTCCTCGGCGAAGAAGAGGATCTGATCAAGATACGCACCGGCCTGAAACTCGGTCGCAGGCTCCTGGCGAACCAAGCGTTCGACCGGTATCACGGGCACGAAATCCTGCCCGGCAAGGACGTTCAGTCGGACGACGAGTGGGACGACTATATCCGCCGCACCTGCACCATGGTTCATCATCCTGCAAGCTCTTGCAGAATGGGCATCGATCCGCTTGCGGTTGTGGACAGGGATCTGAAGGTCCGTGGCGTGGACGGGCTTCGGGTGGTCGATGCCTCTGTCTTCCCGACCTTGATCGCGGGGAATACCAATGCCGGGGTGGTAATGGTGGCGGAGAAGGCGTCGGATCTGATCTTGGGCCGCGCCGCTCCCGCCGCGATCGAGCTTCCGCACGCGGCATGA
- a CDS encoding nuclear transport factor 2 family protein → MNDLERLSAERACEKIVKQFAIFNDLGELEKLANLFVEDGSFARPLDPENPTVGRSEILAMLEARAPRLSRHIMTNIVIDVEGPDEARGISYVSFLSTTDVEAARPVAAEAQLFVGEYHDRFVRMPEGWRLKSRKGSMTLILNS, encoded by the coding sequence ATGAATGATCTGGAAAGGCTGTCGGCCGAACGGGCTTGCGAGAAGATCGTAAAGCAGTTCGCCATTTTCAACGACCTGGGCGAGCTTGAGAAGCTCGCCAACCTGTTTGTCGAGGACGGTTCTTTCGCCCGGCCGCTGGATCCTGAGAACCCGACCGTCGGGCGATCGGAAATCCTTGCGATGCTTGAAGCACGCGCGCCGCGTCTGTCGCGCCATATCATGACGAACATCGTCATCGACGTGGAAGGCCCGGATGAGGCCCGGGGCATCAGCTATGTAAGCTTCCTGTCAACAACCGATGTCGAAGCCGCGCGTCCGGTTGCCGCAGAAGCTCAGCTTTTCGTCGGTGAGTATCACGATCGCTTTGTGCGGATGCCGGAGGGTTGGAGACTTAAATCCCGCAAGGGCAGCATGACCCTTATCCTCAACAGCTGA
- a CDS encoding CaiB/BaiF CoA transferase family protein has product MAKGPLSGIKVLEFAGMGPAPVCGMLLSDLGGDVLRIDRPGASYDRYMIETRGRRSLVVDLKSEQGQKGVLALVEKADLLIEGFRPGVMERMGLAPEIALQRNPRLVYGRMTGWGQSGPYADMAGHDINYIAITGALHGIGTVERPVPPLNLVGDFGGGALYLAFGLLAALRHAEQTGEGQVVDCAMSDGTIGLMGLLYGHLARGTWHDRRGVNIIDGGSHFYNCYQCSDGHWIALGAIEPQFYEELRRKMSLDDPAFDRQLCEEDWPALKERLAEIIATRPRSEWAALLEGTDACFAPVMSMKEAPSHPHNVARGAFVAVDDVTHPAPSPRFSKTPGFIQSPPVEAGVGGEEAAREWGVEHDW; this is encoded by the coding sequence GTGGCGAAAGGGCCGCTCAGCGGGATCAAGGTGCTCGAGTTCGCCGGAATGGGGCCTGCTCCGGTTTGCGGCATGCTGCTTTCCGATCTGGGAGGGGACGTGCTGCGCATCGATCGGCCGGGCGCGTCCTATGATCGCTATATGATCGAGACACGAGGCCGCCGCTCGCTTGTCGTGGATCTCAAGTCCGAGCAGGGACAAAAGGGCGTGTTGGCGCTGGTGGAGAAAGCGGACCTCCTGATCGAAGGGTTCAGGCCCGGGGTCATGGAACGTATGGGCCTCGCGCCTGAGATTGCGCTCCAACGCAATCCGCGCCTCGTCTACGGACGGATGACCGGCTGGGGACAGTCTGGCCCCTATGCCGATATGGCGGGCCATGACATCAACTACATCGCAATCACCGGCGCACTTCATGGCATCGGAACGGTAGAGCGGCCGGTTCCGCCTCTCAATCTCGTCGGTGATTTCGGGGGTGGCGCGCTCTATCTCGCCTTCGGCCTGCTGGCCGCGCTTCGCCACGCCGAACAGACCGGGGAAGGACAGGTGGTCGATTGCGCGATGAGCGATGGCACCATCGGTCTGATGGGGCTGCTCTATGGCCATCTTGCGCGCGGGACATGGCATGATCGCAGGGGTGTAAACATCATCGACGGTGGATCGCATTTCTACAATTGCTACCAATGCTCCGACGGGCACTGGATCGCATTGGGAGCGATCGAGCCGCAATTTTACGAGGAACTCCGGCGCAAGATGTCGCTGGACGATCCCGCTTTCGACCGACAGCTATGCGAAGAAGACTGGCCCGCGCTGAAAGAGCGCCTGGCTGAAATCATCGCAACCCGACCGCGCAGCGAGTGGGCCGCCTTGCTGGAAGGCACCGATGCATGTTTTGCGCCGGTTATGTCGATGAAGGAAGCCCCTTCGCACCCGCATAATGTCGCGCGTGGTGCCTTTGTCGCCGTGGATGACGTCACGCACCCCGCGCCCTCCCCGCGCTTCTCCAAAACGCCCGGCTTCATCCAGTCGCCACCGGTCGAGGCAGGTGTCGGTGGCGAGGAAGCTGCGCGGGAATGGGGCGTAGAACATGATTGGTAA
- a CDS encoding AMP-binding protein, with product MSLQHRPFSAILDSLADEAPDEEAILFVDRGVWTWRDVRREARCQAAALQQLGVGQGDYVLSWMPNCPTSVATLFALSYLGAIYVPINTAYRGAMLAHVIRTAEARLMIVHAGLFDRLEEIDTGPLEDVIVVGERPGVSTNFTIHAAEALEGDADALIPPARAVEDWDTQMVIFTSGTTGPSKAVLTSYRHARSAALGFRHVGPGDRNLTAMPLYHVGGIYGLFWAMFHRGSAVIADGFSTAAFWCIVRRYGITTTGLLGSMVDFLNALPPDPGEKNHSLQTAVIAPYGVAAMQFAKRYGVRVYTEFNMSELAVPLFCGPDPAVVGTCGLPSPGTQLRLVDAFDEEVADGAVGELIVRMDVPWTTSHGYLNDDRATASTWRNGWFHTGDMFRRDAQGHYHFVDRAKDAIRRRGENISSFEVENALMSFPGVVEAAAIGVPAPDGAEQEVMAILKVHEPQAFDPATLIAFLEKEIAHFMIPRFVRLVDQFPRTPTQKIEKHRLRAEGVTPRTWDRETAGIKIRRAKLQAL from the coding sequence ATGAGTCTCCAACACCGTCCATTCTCCGCAATTCTGGATTCCCTCGCAGATGAAGCGCCGGATGAGGAGGCCATTCTGTTCGTCGATCGAGGGGTCTGGACGTGGCGCGATGTCCGGCGGGAGGCACGATGTCAGGCTGCCGCACTGCAGCAGCTTGGCGTGGGCCAGGGCGACTATGTGCTCAGCTGGATGCCCAACTGCCCCACCTCCGTTGCGACGCTATTCGCCCTGTCCTATCTCGGGGCGATCTATGTACCGATAAATACGGCATATCGCGGGGCCATGCTCGCCCATGTCATACGGACGGCGGAAGCACGGCTCATGATCGTCCATGCCGGACTGTTCGATCGTCTGGAAGAGATTGATACAGGCCCGCTCGAGGACGTCATCGTCGTGGGCGAAAGGCCCGGCGTCTCCACCAACTTTACAATCCATGCGGCAGAAGCGCTGGAGGGCGACGCCGATGCGCTGATTCCCCCCGCCAGGGCGGTTGAGGACTGGGATACCCAGATGGTCATCTTTACGTCGGGCACGACGGGACCATCCAAGGCGGTACTGACAAGCTACAGGCACGCGCGCAGCGCAGCACTGGGGTTTCGCCATGTCGGGCCTGGCGATCGCAATCTGACCGCCATGCCCCTCTATCATGTCGGCGGGATATACGGGCTGTTCTGGGCAATGTTTCACCGGGGCTCCGCCGTCATCGCAGACGGTTTCAGCACCGCAGCCTTCTGGTGCATCGTCAGGCGATACGGCATCACGACGACGGGGCTGCTGGGATCGATGGTCGATTTCCTGAACGCCCTCCCCCCCGATCCCGGCGAAAAAAACCATAGCCTGCAAACCGCGGTGATTGCGCCCTACGGGGTGGCAGCGATGCAGTTTGCAAAACGTTATGGCGTGCGCGTCTATACCGAATTCAACATGAGCGAACTGGCCGTGCCGCTTTTCTGCGGACCTGATCCGGCAGTCGTGGGCACTTGCGGCCTCCCCTCGCCTGGAACCCAGCTGAGACTGGTCGATGCGTTTGACGAAGAGGTCGCGGATGGAGCCGTCGGCGAGCTTATCGTGCGCATGGATGTCCCCTGGACCACAAGCCACGGCTATCTAAACGACGATCGCGCCACGGCATCGACCTGGCGCAACGGCTGGTTCCACACGGGGGACATGTTCCGGCGCGATGCGCAGGGGCACTACCATTTCGTGGATCGCGCGAAGGATGCGATCAGGCGCCGGGGCGAGAATATCTCTTCGTTCGAGGTTGAAAATGCGCTGATGTCCTTTCCCGGCGTCGTGGAGGCGGCGGCGATAGGCGTGCCTGCTCCCGATGGCGCGGAGCAGGAGGTCATGGCGATACTCAAGGTTCATGAGCCGCAAGCATTCGACCCGGCAACGCTGATCGCATTCCTGGAAAAGGAGATCGCTCACTTCATGATCCCCCGGTTCGTCAGGCTGGTGGATCAGTTTCCAAGAACCCCGACCCAGAAGATCGAAAAACATCGACTGCGGGCCGAAGGCGTGACGCCACGGACCTGGGATCGGGAGACCGCGGGTATCAAGATTCGCCGTGCGAAATTGCAGGCGCTTTGA